In one Rutidosis leptorrhynchoides isolate AG116_Rl617_1_P2 chromosome 8, CSIRO_AGI_Rlap_v1, whole genome shotgun sequence genomic region, the following are encoded:
- the LOC139863479 gene encoding uncharacterized protein has product MVGSNNDINVLNHSPLFDSLCKDRAAPSPFEVNGNHYPFGYYLADGIYPDWTTLIKGYSTPIEEPRKKFTKFQASARKDVERTFGVLQGRFAILKTLARVMSVNKMRRIMYSCIVMHNMIQEDNGFALSTWEQEWLDKPENRARRNIRRMVKDR; this is encoded by the coding sequence ATGGTGGGTTCAAACAATGACATTAATGTGTTAAATCATTCTCCGTTGTTTGATTCCCTTTGTAAGGATAGAGCCGCACCTTCACCGTTTGAAGTAAACGGAAACCATTATCCCTTTGGTTACTACTTGGCGGACGGGATATATCCCGATTGGACAACACTAATAAAGGGGTATTCGACTCCTATTGAAGAGCCTAGAAAAAAATTTACTAAATTTCAAGCGAGTGCTAGAAAGGATGTTGAGCGTACATTTGGTGTTTTACAAGGTCGGTTTGCGATTTTAAAAACACTGGCACGAGTTATGAGTGTTAATAAGATGAGAAGGATAATGTATAGTTGTATTGTTATGCACAACATGATACAAGAAGATAACGGGTTTGCGTTAAGTACTTGGGAACAAGAATGGTTAGATAAACCCGAAAACCGGGCTCGTCGCAATATTCGGAGAATGGTCAAAGATCGTTGA
- the LOC139863480 gene encoding uncharacterized protein yields the protein MGRLCGGVCHKKTLVQTHVLATWHVLIGPNIIAVGKIAVGLSIDLSFDSTSSEEEEEIQPRTRFQRQPRRFLNRDREAAGELLWNDYFCLNPTFPDDIFKRRFRMRKVLFLRIRDGILQHSYTPNAPDHFTFFQQRPDALGRLGFSTIQKITCALRQLSYGMTADIFDEYIKMAEKTGYVTLNNFCKCIIDLYGREYLRKPNATDIARLYSAHEEKHGFKGMLGSIECMHWAWKNCPVAWKGQYTRGDHGHPTIMLEAVASYDMWI from the exons ATGGGGCGTTTGTGTGGGGGCGTTTGTCACAAAAAAACGCTGGTACAAACGCATGTATTGGCGACGTGGCACGTTTTGATTGGACCAAATATCATAGCCGTTGGGAAAATAGCCGTTG GCTTAAGTATCGATTTGTCATTCGATTCAACGTCGTCCGAAGAAGAGGAAGAAATCCAACCAAGAACTCGTTTTCAAAGACAACCACGACGTTTTTTAAATAGAGATCGTGAAGCAGCGGGTGAATTATTGTGGAACGATTACTTTTGTTTAAATCCGACGTTTCCGGACGACATTTTCAAGAGACGATTTCGGATGCGCAAAGTTTTATTTCTCCGTATCCGAGACGGTATTCTTCAACACTCTTATACTCCTAATGCCCCCGATCATTTTACTTTTTTCCAACAACGTCCGGATGCACTTGGACGTCTTGGTTTCTCAACTATTCAAAAAATAACTTGCGCGTTACGGCAATTGTCGTATGGGATGACCGCGGATATATTTGATGAATATATTAAAATGGCGGAAAAAACGGGTTATGTTACTTTAAATAATTTTTGCAAATGTATAATTGACTTATATGGGCGGGAATATTTGAGGAAGCCTAATGCAACTGACATTGCTCGGTTGTATTCGGCGCACGAGGAGAAACATGGTTTCAAGGGAATGTTGGGTAGTATTGAATGTATGCATTGGGCATGGAAAAATTGTCCCGTTGCATGGAAAGGTCAATATACGAGAGGTGATCACGGTCACCCGACGATCATGCTTGAAGCGGTTGCTTCATACGATATGTGGATATAG